A genomic window from Antedon mediterranea chromosome 4, ecAntMedi1.1, whole genome shotgun sequence includes:
- the LOC140046216 gene encoding flavin-containing monooxygenase 5-like, whose translation MGEKRIVVIGAGISGLVAIKSCLEMGFKPCCFEKQSSIGGVWVYDEHINRGEASAMYDNLVTNTSKEMMCFSDFSFPEDYPPYLLIHHVIKYLRDYAKHYDLEKYICFDTDVTGVKPVSDSAIVGQWNVTTRSLEGQAVTTVFDGVMVCTGVHSNVIMPTFPGMDEFKGQVVHSNAFRKGETVSGKNVLVIGASHSAGDISTQCSYYANMTYICMRSGCYLLSRRGPKGQPLDSLVSRGTLHVPECIQAMVIQRMFESRADFDSLGVRSTKSIFTASKIMCDTFPDRIMNGTIKVKDNVKMFTKTCVKFVDGTYIDNIDIVICATGYRTTFPFLDPDIFDDTRFELYKHILSPKYPTLAFIGIISVLGGATSPVAELQARWATSVFSGNLRIPELPTRQRDAKHRIDSLIKRHGFLKLAISHLPYQEELAGDIGARPSYALFLTDPKLAAKVFFGPAYPSSYRLQGPHQWPGARKAIMNAWENTVNPTKTRQLDVQNHASIFKPLLVVTVSFLIMFIVYYISNF comes from the exons atggGTGAGAAGCGTATAGTCGTGATAGGGGCTGGAATAAGCGGTCTTGTAGCCATTAAATCATGCCTAGAAATGGGCTTTAAACCGTGCTGTTTTGAGAAGCAATCGTCCATTG GTGGAGTATGGGTCTACGATGAACATATCAACAGAGGAGAGGCTAGTGCCATGTACGATAACCTAGTAACCAATACCAGTAAAGAGATGATGTGTTTCAGCGACTTCTCATTTCCCGAAGATTATCCGCCATATTTACTTATTCATCACGTGATTAAATATCTACGCGATTACGCTAAACATTATGACTTAGAAAAGTACATATGTTTTGACACAGACGTCACGGGCGTCAAACCGGTAAGTGACAGTGCCATAGTTGGACAATGGAATGTAACAACCAGAAGCCTAGAAGGTCAGGCCGTCACGACGGTATTCGATGGTGTGATGGTTTGTACTGGAGTTCATTCTAATGTAATAATGCCAACGTTTCCCGGAATGGATGAGTTTAAAGGTCAGGTGGTGCACAGCAACGCTTTTAGAAAAGGAGAGACAGTTAGTGGAAAGAATGTTTTAGTTATTG gTGCGTCTCATTCGGCAGGCGATATATCAACCCAGTGTAGCTACTATGCAAACATG ACATATATCTGTATGCGTAGCGGTTGTTACCTACTTTCTAGACGAGGTCCTAAGGGACAACCGCTCGACTCCTTAGTAAGCCGAGGCACATTACACGTACCGGAATGTATACAAGCAATGGTAATCCAACGAATGTTTGAATCTAGAGCAGACTTTGACAGTCTCGGTGTCCGATCAACCAAATCGATTTTTACTGCATCTAAAATTATGTGCGACACATTTCCGGATCGGATCATGAACGGAACGATTAAAGTTAAGGATAACGTTAAGATGTTTACGAAGACTTGTGTAAAATTTGTAGATGGAACATACATTGACAACATTGACATCGTAATCTGTGCCACTGGATATCGCACTACTTTTCCATTCCTCGATCCTGATATTTTTGAcg ACACTAGGTTTGAGCTGTATAAGCATATTCTATCTCCTAAGTACCCTACTCTTGCGTTCATCGGCATTATTAGTGTGTTAGGAGGAGCTACATCACCGGTGGCTGAGCTGCAAGCCCGCTGGGCCACTTCCGTCTTTTCCGGCAACTTGCGAATTCCAGAGTTACCGACTCGACAACGTGATGCCAAACATCGAATTGATTCTCTTATCAAAAGGCATGGCTTCCTAAAATTAGCT ATTTCACACTTACCATACCAGGAAGAATTAGCCGGTGATATTGGTGCTAGGCCCAGCTATGCGCTGTTTTTGACCGACCCAAAGCTTGCTGCTAAGGTGTTCTTTGGACCGGCATACCCTTCGTCGTACAGACTTCAGGGACCACACCAATGGCCTGGGGCGAGAAAAGCTATCATGAATGCATGGGAAAATACAGTAAATCCAACAAAAACAAGGCAACTTGATGTGCAAAATCACGCATCCATATTCAAACCACTTCTCGTGGTCACCGTTTCTTTTTTGATTATGtttatagtatattatattagcaATTTCTAA